One segment of Dolichospermum sp. DET69 DNA contains the following:
- a CDS encoding transcriptional regulator, whose protein sequence is MLNHHSSYTQLLVSFPPRSIKNEEDLEKIQAVVDNLLDKGELTEEEEDYLDLLGILIYEYEEKQNLIPDIYGVELLKVLIAELNLKQKDLVPIFKTESIVSDVLKNKRKLTVEHIEKLAKFFNVSAAVFFPKNPLERDFLEVA, encoded by the coding sequence ATGTTGAATCATCACAGCAGCTATACACAATTACTTGTATCTTTCCCCCCACGTTCTATAAAGAATGAAGAAGATTTAGAAAAAATTCAAGCAGTTGTTGATAATCTACTTGACAAGGGGGAACTAACAGAGGAAGAAGAAGACTATTTGGATTTACTGGGAATTTTAATTTATGAATATGAGGAAAAACAAAATCTGATTCCAGATATCTATGGAGTAGAACTTTTAAAAGTTTTAATTGCGGAATTAAATCTGAAACAAAAAGATTTAGTTCCTATTTTTAAAACGGAGTCAATTGTTTCCGATGTACTTAAAAACAAGCGTAAATTAACAGTTGAACATATTGAAAAGCTGGCAAAGTTTTTTAATGTTTCAGCCGCTGTATTCTTTCCAAAAAATCCATTAGAAAGAGATTTTTTAGAAGTAGCGTAA